A window from Bacillaceae bacterium S4-13-56 encodes these proteins:
- a CDS encoding heterodisulfide reductase-related iron-sulfur binding cluster yields the protein MLWLNWIAFLAITIYGLYLFVQVVRTRIAYIRLGKKVEFDNNVKERLNKIWVYVFGQKKLLKDKKSGTMHVMMFYGFILVQFGAIDFIWKGLAPGSHLPLGPLYPGFTFFQEIVTLVILVAVFWAFYRRYIEKLVRLKRGFKAGLVLIFIGTLMISVLLGNGMDLVWHGHEGSWTEPVASAIAAAFSWLPPVAATTIFYVSWWIHLLILLTFLVYVPQSKHAHLLAAPVNVYVSRNTPPGKLSKIDFEMDEESEEEVSFGVGKIEDFNQLQMIDFYACVECGRCTSVCPATGTGKMLSPMDLIVKLRDHLTEKGAAITGRSPWVPSYAFANTAGNQLAQAGTDEAAATIEGFKEKQLIGDVITEEELWACTTCRNCEDQCPVMNEHVDKIIDLRRYLVLTEGRMDPDAQRAMQNIERQGNPWGLSKKEREDWRTLEEDVEIPTAKELQKAGEEFEYLFWVSSMGSYDNRSQKIALAFARLMNEAGIKFAILGNKEMNSGDTARRLGNEFLFQELAEKNLKEFEKYGVNKIVTIDPHAYNIFKNEYPDLGFEGEVYHHTELLAQWVKEGRLTPKYEVNETITYHDSCYLGRYNEVYEPPREILKAIPGVKLVEMNRNRQNGMCCGAGGGLMWMEETTGNRINVARTEQALQVSPSMISSGCPYCLTMLSDGTKAKEVEETVGTQDVAEILLRSVMEPKKEEVSA from the coding sequence ATGTTATGGCTAAATTGGATAGCCTTTCTGGCAATCACAATCTACGGACTTTATTTATTTGTACAAGTAGTACGAACTCGAATTGCTTATATTCGCTTAGGTAAAAAAGTTGAATTTGATAACAATGTGAAAGAAAGACTGAACAAGATTTGGGTGTATGTATTTGGTCAGAAAAAACTATTGAAGGATAAAAAATCAGGAACGATGCATGTCATGATGTTTTATGGGTTTATCCTTGTTCAGTTCGGAGCTATTGATTTTATTTGGAAGGGGTTAGCTCCAGGGTCCCATCTACCGTTAGGACCGTTGTATCCAGGCTTTACATTCTTCCAAGAAATCGTCACTTTGGTCATTTTAGTAGCTGTTTTTTGGGCGTTCTACCGACGTTATATTGAAAAATTAGTGCGGCTGAAGCGAGGATTTAAAGCAGGTCTTGTTTTAATTTTTATTGGAACCTTAATGATTTCTGTATTATTAGGAAATGGAATGGATTTAGTATGGCATGGTCATGAAGGAAGCTGGACAGAGCCTGTAGCAAGTGCAATCGCCGCAGCATTTAGCTGGTTGCCTCCTGTAGCAGCAACAACTATTTTCTATGTATCATGGTGGATTCATTTACTAATTTTGTTAACTTTCCTAGTGTATGTTCCTCAATCAAAGCACGCTCACTTACTAGCGGCACCAGTAAATGTTTATGTGTCTAGAAATACACCACCTGGGAAGTTGTCTAAAATTGATTTTGAAATGGATGAGGAAAGTGAAGAAGAAGTTTCCTTTGGAGTTGGAAAAATTGAAGACTTCAATCAACTGCAAATGATTGATTTTTATGCTTGTGTGGAATGTGGCCGCTGTACGAGTGTTTGTCCAGCAACTGGAACCGGTAAAATGCTCTCACCGATGGATTTAATTGTGAAGCTCCGCGATCATTTAACTGAAAAAGGGGCAGCAATCACGGGCCGATCTCCATGGGTTCCGTCCTATGCCTTTGCAAATACGGCTGGAAATCAGTTGGCTCAAGCTGGCACTGATGAAGCTGCAGCTACTATCGAGGGGTTTAAGGAAAAACAATTGATTGGCGATGTCATTACAGAAGAAGAGTTGTGGGCATGTACGACATGTCGAAATTGTGAGGACCAATGCCCAGTGATGAATGAACATGTTGATAAAATCATTGATCTTCGCCGCTATCTTGTTTTAACAGAAGGGAGAATGGACCCTGATGCACAGCGTGCGATGCAAAATATCGAGCGCCAAGGAAACCCTTGGGGACTTTCCAAAAAAGAACGTGAGGATTGGCGCACTCTTGAAGAGGATGTTGAGATTCCAACAGCTAAGGAACTTCAAAAAGCAGGCGAAGAATTTGAATACTTATTCTGGGTAAGTTCTATGGGCTCTTATGATAATCGAAGTCAAAAGATTGCTCTTGCCTTTGCTAGACTTATGAATGAAGCTGGCATTAAGTTTGCGATTTTAGGGAATAAAGAAATGAACTCTGGGGATACAGCTCGCCGTCTAGGAAATGAATTTTTATTCCAAGAGCTTGCAGAAAAAAATCTAAAGGAATTTGAGAAATATGGCGTGAATAAAATAGTAACGATTGATCCGCATGCCTATAATATTTTCAAAAATGAGTATCCTGATCTTGGTTTTGAAGGAGAGGTTTACCACCATACCGAATTGTTGGCTCAATGGGTAAAAGAAGGTCGTCTCACTCCAAAATATGAAGTGAACGAAACGATTACTTATCATGACTCTTGTTATCTTGGTCGTTACAACGAAGTCTATGAACCACCTCGCGAAATTTTGAAGGCTATTCCAGGTGTGAAGCTGGTGGAAATGAACCGTAACCGACAAAACGGCATGTGCTGTGGTGCTGGTGGAGGGCTCATGTGGATGGAAGAAACAACTGGAAACCGAATTAACGTCGCAAGGACAGAGCAAGCTTTACAAGTATCCCCATCCATGATCTCTAGTGGATGTCCATACTGTTTAACCATGCTGAGCGATGGAACAAAGGCCAAGGAAGTAGAAGAAACAGTAGGTACACAGGATGTTGCTGAAATTCTCCTTCGTTCTGTAATGGAACCGAAAAAAGAAGAAGTATCAGCTTAA
- a CDS encoding acetyl-CoA C-acetyltransferase — MTKTVIVSGARTPFGKLGGALSSLTASQLGGIVIKETLQRANWKGEEVDEVIMGTVLQGGQGQIPSRQAARNAGIPWEVKTETINKVCASGMRSVTMADQFIRLGEEEVIVAGGMESMSNAPYFMPKARWGFRMGDQTVKDMMVHDGLTCSFEEVHMGNYGNDTAKELDLTREAQDEWSYESHRRVFDAMENGRLQEEIVPVEVPQRKGDPVKVERDEAPRKDTSVTSLSKLRPVFDPTGTITAGNAPGVNDGACAMLLMSEEKAEKSGVTPLATILAHAEIAVEAKDFPKTPGLVIEKLLKKTGKTVDDIDLFEVNEAFAAVALASEKIAGLDPAKVNVNGGAVALGHPIGASGARIILTLAYELKRRGGGIGIASICSGGGQGDAIMIQVK; from the coding sequence ATGACAAAAACGGTGATTGTTTCTGGAGCAAGAACTCCATTTGGAAAGTTAGGAGGTGCGTTAAGCTCACTTACCGCATCACAGCTTGGGGGAATTGTGATTAAAGAGACATTGCAACGAGCGAACTGGAAGGGAGAAGAGGTTGACGAGGTTATTATGGGAACGGTTCTTCAAGGGGGACAAGGGCAAATCCCATCTCGACAAGCTGCTCGCAATGCTGGAATTCCGTGGGAAGTTAAGACAGAAACAATTAACAAGGTTTGTGCTTCAGGAATGCGTAGCGTAACCATGGCTGATCAATTTATTCGTTTAGGGGAAGAGGAGGTCATTGTTGCTGGGGGAATGGAAAGTATGAGCAATGCACCTTACTTCATGCCTAAAGCAAGATGGGGATTCCGCATGGGTGACCAAACGGTGAAAGACATGATGGTTCATGATGGGCTAACATGTTCCTTTGAAGAGGTTCACATGGGGAACTATGGAAATGACACGGCTAAGGAACTTGATTTAACACGTGAGGCACAAGATGAATGGTCCTATGAAAGCCATCGAAGAGTTTTTGATGCAATGGAAAACGGTCGCCTTCAGGAAGAAATTGTGCCTGTTGAGGTTCCGCAAAGAAAAGGTGATCCAGTAAAAGTAGAACGAGATGAAGCTCCAAGAAAAGATACATCTGTCACTTCCCTCAGCAAGCTTCGACCTGTATTTGATCCAACAGGTACGATCACTGCGGGAAATGCCCCAGGGGTGAATGATGGAGCGTGTGCCATGTTGCTCATGTCTGAAGAAAAGGCAGAAAAGTCAGGAGTTACACCTTTAGCCACTATCCTTGCACACGCAGAAATTGCAGTGGAAGCGAAGGATTTTCCAAAAACACCAGGTCTAGTCATTGAAAAACTCTTAAAGAAAACAGGCAAAACCGTAGATGATATTGATCTATTTGAAGTAAATGAAGCATTTGCAGCAGTTGCTTTAGCAAGTGAAAAAATTGCCGGACTTGATCCAGCAAAAGTGAATGTCAACGGTGGTGCCGTGGCACTTGGACATCCAATAGGAGCAAGTGGAGCAAGAATCATCCTCACTCTTGCATACGAACTAAAACGTCGCGGAGGCGGTATCGGAATAGCAAGCATCTGCTCAGGCGGCGGCCAAGGCGACGCCATCATGATCCAAGTTAAATAG
- a CDS encoding 3-hydroxybutyryl-CoA dehydrogenase, with amino-acid sequence MDIKQVMVIGAGQMGGGIAQVCAQAGYQVVLQDISEDALTNALQRMEKLLDRAIEKGRMTADEKAATLNNIQTATELNAANNVDLVIEAATENMEIKTKIFEQLDAIAPEHTILATNTSSLPITEIAAATKRPTQVIGMHFMNPVPVMKLVEIIRGLATSDEVYQSIEDMTKKLNKVPVEVNDFPGFVSNRILMPMINEAIYTVYEGVATPEAVDEVMKLGMNHPMGPLTLADFIGLDTCLYIMEVLYEGFGDSKYRPCPLLRKYVKAGWLGKKSGRGFYVYDK; translated from the coding sequence ATGGATATTAAGCAGGTTATGGTTATTGGGGCAGGTCAAATGGGGGGAGGGATCGCGCAGGTTTGTGCGCAAGCAGGATATCAAGTGGTCTTGCAGGACATTTCGGAGGATGCTCTCACCAATGCTCTTCAACGAATGGAAAAGTTATTAGATCGTGCAATTGAAAAAGGGAGAATGACAGCTGATGAGAAGGCAGCAACTTTAAACAACATCCAAACAGCAACAGAATTAAATGCTGCTAATAACGTAGATCTTGTGATTGAAGCAGCCACAGAAAATATGGAGATAAAAACGAAAATCTTTGAACAGCTAGATGCCATAGCACCAGAACATACTATTCTAGCGACCAATACCTCTTCGCTTCCAATTACAGAAATAGCAGCAGCAACTAAGCGTCCGACGCAGGTCATTGGAATGCACTTTATGAATCCAGTTCCAGTGATGAAGCTGGTGGAAATCATTAGAGGGCTAGCAACATCAGATGAAGTCTATCAATCTATTGAAGACATGACAAAAAAATTAAACAAGGTCCCCGTAGAAGTGAATGATTTCCCTGGCTTTGTATCAAACCGAATCCTTATGCCGATGATCAATGAAGCCATTTATACGGTATATGAAGGAGTGGCTACGCCAGAAGCGGTCGACGAGGTAATGAAGCTTGGAATGAATCATCCGATGGGGCCACTAACTTTGGCGGATTTTATCGGGCTAGATACTTGCCTCTATATCATGGAAGTTTTATATGAAGGCTTTGGGGATAGCAAATACCGTCCATGTCCTTTACTTAGAAAATATGTAAAAGCCGGATGGTTGGGTAAAAAATCAGGACGCGGCTTTTATGTATATGACAAATAG